One window from the genome of Drosophila albomicans strain 15112-1751.03 chromosome 2L, ASM965048v2, whole genome shotgun sequence encodes:
- the LOC117565947 gene encoding MPN domain-containing protein CG4751 → MMDNPEQQQRQQQLQLQQQNSLAGLPPLPKSLSAAATTIGPAVPGHGHGHGLGQSQTQVRSHTSSPSLQLQAVAPVVALTVAAGDLYLGPSTSTAAASRNRNYNGHGRHGSLSSTQESLSDRESVHSRASSTYSASGGNGAAQQHTPTNNASSTIDNQLAILRREMYGLRQLDLSLLSQLWALNESIQGFRVFLQEQDAISPPSRSRTPSDANSLSSDEDDGSYAPVAVPKLNTAPAVIAAALGSPAASGGLPTKLATGSTTSHASTSSTSGASGSSSAASSMGKHHQQQLQQQQLPHYHHHHHQRSAAPPAPPAQHKAHPQLPRILQQRMRHAPPPPPPTRPKGSGGGASSSSSNHSISSVTQQQQQQQQQLHQHQHAVGHHQRPV, encoded by the coding sequence atgatggATAACcctgagcaacaacaacgtcaacagcagctgcagctgcaacaacaaaactctTTAGCTGGTCTGCCACCACTGCCAAAAAGTCTCAGCGCTGCTGCAACCACAATCGGTCCTGCTGTTCcaggacatggacatggacatgggcTTGGACAGAGTCAGACTCAAGTACGTTCCCACACTTCGTCGCCGTCGTTGCAGCTGCAGGCAGTGGCGCCAGTGGTAGCCCTAACCGTGGCCGCTGGAGATCTCTATCTGGGACCATCCACCTCGACGGCGGCAGCATCGCGGAATCGCAACTACAATGGCCACGGGCGCCACGGCAGCCTAAGCTCCACGCAAGAGTCGTTGAGTGATCGCGAGAGCGTTCACAGTCGCGCCTCGTCCACCTACAGCGCTAGCGGAGGCAACGGTGCAGCTCAGCAGCACACACCAACGAACAACGCGTCCAGCACCATTGACAACCAGCTGGCTATATTGCGACGTGAAATGTATGGATTGCGTCAATTGGATTTGTCACTGTTGTCGCAGCTCTGGGCGCTCAACGAGTCGATTCAGGGATTTCGCGTATTTCTACAAGAGCAGGACGCCATCTCGCCCCCGTCGCGATCCCGCACGCCCTCCGATGCCAATTCGCTGTCGTCAGACGAGGACGATGGGTCCTATGCGCCAGTTGCGGTGCCCAAGCTTAATACGGCGCCAGCCGTGATTGCGGCTGCTCTGGGATCGCCAGCGGCTAGCGGCGGTTTGCCGACCAAACTCGCGACGGGCTCAACGACATCGCACGCCTCGACAAGTTCAACATCGGGAGCATCCGGCTCTTCATCAGCAGCCTCCTCCATGGGCAAACACCATCAGCAACagttacagcagcagcagctgccccattatcatcatcatcatcatcagcgatCAGCAGCACCACCAGCACCGCCAGCTCAACACAAGGCACATCCTCAGCTGCCGCGAATCTTACAGCAACGCATGCGGCATGCGCCGCCTCCACCGCCTCCCACACGGCCCAAGGGTAGTGGTGGTGgagcgagcagcagcagcagcaaccacagcataAGCAGCgtcacacaacaacaacaacagcagcaacaacaattgcatcaacatcagcatgCAGTGGGACATCATCAAAGGCCTGTATGA
- the LOC117565469 gene encoding calcium load-activated calcium channel, whose product MWSDTFLIVFISICTAFLGEGLTWVLVYRTEKYQRLKTEVDKQSKKLERRKETHGDSLDKSVKKKIERYEEKLKNNNRDLSLVKMKSMFATGFAFTALLSMFNSIFDGRVVAQLPFTPISWIQGLSHRNLSGDDYTDCSFIFLYILCTMSIRQNIQKLLGFAPSRAASKQGGGLFGPTPGQFK is encoded by the exons ATGTGGTCAGACACCTTTTTAATCGTTTTTATATCAATATGCACAGCATTTTTGGGTGAAG GCCTTACCTGGGTGCTCGTATATCGCacagaaaaataccaaagactaAAGACTGAGGTGGACAAGCAGAGCAAGAAGC TGGAACGGCGAAAGGAGACGCATGGCGATTCCTTGGACAAGTCGGTGAAGAAGAAAATTGAACGTTATGAGGAGAAACTGAAGAACAACAATCGCGACTTGTCGCTGGTCAAGATGAAATCAATGTTTGCCACTGGATTCGCGTTCACCGCCTTGCTTAGCATGTTCAACAGCATTTTCGATGGGCGCGTCGTGGCCCAATTGCCGTTTACACCCATCTCCTGGATCCAAGGTCTAAGCCATCGTAATTTGTCTGGTGATGATTACACCGACTGTTCTTTCATCTTCCTTTATATCCTGTGCACTATGTCGATTCGTCAGAATATCCAAAAACTCTTGGGCTTCGCTCCATCGCGTGCAGCAAGTAAACAAGGCGGTGGACTCTTTGGTCCCACACCCGgtcaatttaaatag
- the LOC117565945 gene encoding angiotensin-converting enzyme-related protein, producing MDGHLVSLILVFAILLWLPFGQSDGSNSCSAFELQARRFFDQENSKLRERYHAEYSAAYAYNTNVTEENRQAMIQVYADSARDNKLLAQAVKSGDYVKSSDASIRRQARMLQNLGADVLEASDYLELKNAISAMQSNYATTSVCSFANRSDCSLTLEPHIQERLSKSRDPAELAWYWREWYDKAGTPMRQNFGKYVRLTRKAAQLNGFRSYADYWVHFYEDADFERQLDDTYKALLPFYRQIHGYVRYRLRQHYGSDVVPAEGNIPMHLLGNMWAQSWNDVIDLFTPFPEKSFVDVTAEMNRQQYSVQKLFQLGDQFFQSLGMRALPPSFWNLSVLTRPNDREVVCHASAWDFYQDSDVRIKMCTEINTHYLYVVHHELGHIQYYLQYEQQPAVFRGAPNPGFHEAVGDVIALSVMSAKHLKSIGLITNGHWDEKSRINELFKQALSKIVFLPFGYTMDKYRYSVFRNELDESQWNCGFWQMRSEFGGVDPPFARNETDFDPPAKYHIDADVEYLRYFAAHIFQFQFHKALCRLADQYVPGDSRLTLDNCDIFGSKKAGEAFKKFLSAGNSRHWKQILEEFTGETEMNSAALLEYFDPLYQWLKQENRRLGVPLGWGDTNKISSNCCGPFST from the exons ATGGACGGACACCTGGTGTCATTAATACTCgtatttgccattttattgTGG CTGCCCTTTGGCCAGAGCGATGGTAGCAACAGCTGCTCAGCATTTGAACTCCAGGCGCGCCGCTTCTTCGATCAGGAGAACTCTAAGCTACGGGAACGATACCATGCGGAGTACTCAGCTGCGTACGCCTACAACACGAATGTGACCGAGGAGAACAGACAGGCCATGATTCAAGTGTATGCAGACAGTGCCAGGGACAACAAGCTGCTGGCCCAGGCTGTGAAGTCGGGCGATTATGTAAAGTCAAGTGATGCGAGCATACGCAGGCAGGCAAGGATGCTGCAGAATCTGGGTGCGGATGTGCTCGAGGCCAGCGATTATCTAGAGCTGAAGAATGCCATTAGCGCAATGCAGTCGAACTATGCCACTACCAGCGTCTGCTCCTTTGCCAATCGCAGTGATTGCTCTCTAACCCTGGAGCCACACATACAAGAACGCCTATCCAAAAGTCGGGATCCTGCTGAGCTGGCCTGGTATTGGCGTGAATGGTACGACAAGGCGGGTACGCCCATGCGCCAGAACTTTGGCAAGTATGTGCGTCTAACACGCAAGGCAGCGCAACTTAATG GCTTCCGTTCGTATGCCGATTACTGGGTGCACTTTTACGAAGATGCCGATTTTGAGCGTCAGCTGGATGACACCTACAAAGCATTGCTGCCATTCTACAGACAAATCCATGGTTATGTTCGCTATCGTTTGCGTCAGCATTATGGTTCCGATGTAGTGCCTGCCGAGGGTAATATTCCGATGCATCTGCTTGGCAACATGTGGGCACAGTCGTGGAACGATGTCATCGACTTATTTACACCATTCCCCGAGAAATCATTTGTCGATGTCACCGCGGAAATGAACAGGCAGCAGTACAGTGTGCAGAAATTATTCCAGTTGGGCGATCAGTTCTTTCAATCGCTCGGCATGCGAGCATTGCCCCCAAGTTTTTGGAACCTAAGTGTGCTCACTCGTCCCAATGATCGCGAGGTCGTTTGTCACGCCTCAGCCTGGGACTTTTATCAGGATAGTGATGTGCGTATCAAGATGTGTACCGAGATCAACACTCACTATTTGTATGTTGTCCACCATGAGCTTGGTCATATTCAATACTACTTGCAGTATGAGCAGCAGCCCGCTGTGTTTCGTGGAGCCCCAAATCCTGGCTTCCACGAAGCTGTCGGGGATGTCATAGCATTGTCTGTGATGTCTGCCAAACATCTGAAAAGCATTGGTCTCATCACCAATGGGCATTGGGATGAAAAGAGTCGCATCAATGAGCTGTTCAAGCAGGCGCTTTCAAAGATTGTTTTCCTGCCCTTTGGCTATACCATGGATAAGTATCGTTATTCTGTTTTCCGCAATGAACTCGATGAATCACAATGGAACTGTGGCTTTTGGCAAATGCGCTCGGAGTTCGGTGGCGTCGATCCGCCATTTGCACGCAACGAGACCGACTTTGATCCACCGGCCAAATACCATATTGATGCCGATGTCGAATACTTGCGCTACTTTGCAGCCCACatattccaattccaatttcacAAGGCTTTGTGCCGTCTAGCCGATCAGTATGTGCCCGGCGACAGTCGCCTCACTTTGGATAACTGCGACATATTTGGCAGCAAGAAGGCTGGAGAAGCATTCAAGAAGTTCTTGTCAGCCGGCAATTCAAGGCATTGGAAGCAAATATTGGAGGAGTTCACGGGCGAAACCGAGATGAATTCTGCTGCGTTGCTGGAATATTTTGATCCGCTCTACCAATGGCTGAAGCAGGAAAACAGACGCCTTGGTGTTCCTCTGGGCTGGGGTGATACCAACA AGATCTCTTCGAATTGCTGTGGGCCGTTCAGTACTTAA
- the LOC117565949 gene encoding anaphase-promoting complex subunit 11, whose protein sequence is MKVTIKSWTGVASWRWIANDENCGICRMSFESTCPECALPGDDCPLVWGVCSHCFHMHCIVKWLNLQPLNKQCPMCRQSWKFNIH, encoded by the coding sequence ATGAAAGTAACAATCAAGTCATGGACGGGAGTTGCATCTTGGCGTTGGATAGCAAATGATGAGAACTGTGGCATTTGTCGCATGTCCTTCGAGAGCACTTGCCCCGAGTGTGCGCTGCCCGGTGACGATTGCCCCCTGGTGTGGGGTGTCTGCTCCCATTGCTTTCACATGCATTGCATTGTCAAGTGGCTAAACTTGCAACCGTTGAACAAACAGTGTCCAATGTGCCGCCAAAGTTGGAAATTCAATAtacattaa